The Streptococcaceae bacterium ESL0687 genome has a segment encoding these proteins:
- a CDS encoding MFS transporter — protein MKSSKSFNQLKNPSYLQSSTTMFLFFASWGIWWSFFQLWLTSKSNGLGLSGSQVGTIFSINSVASLTLMFIYGTIQDKLFIKRHLLIFNAVLAALIAPFFIYVYTPLIQDHFMIGAWVGAIFLSAAYLSAVGILEATTERFSRVFGFAYGQARAWGSFGYAVSALVAGFLFVKNPQLNFWGGSIIGVGLLLDLIFWRPKEEREAVKAIDELKNDNSSPKLKDTFALLKIPMLWQVIFFVMFSWTFYNVFDQQMFPDFYTNLFSTDAIGQKTYGTLNSIQVFVEAIMLGLVPILMKKVGVRKTLLLGTTIMFLRIGLCGFVTNPIAVSGIKMLHSLEVPLFTLSIFRYFTLHFNTKLSATLYMIGFQVAAQIGQVILSTPLGMLRDHIGYSGTFKIISLIVLVAAIYGFFILKGDNEDVNGQPLAD, from the coding sequence ATGAAATCGTCGAAAAGTTTTAATCAACTGAAAAATCCATCTTATTTACAGAGTTCGACTACCATGTTCCTATTTTTCGCATCATGGGGAATCTGGTGGAGCTTTTTCCAACTATGGTTAACATCTAAGAGTAATGGTTTAGGGCTATCAGGAAGTCAGGTAGGTACCATTTTCTCAATCAACTCTGTTGCTAGTTTAACACTTATGTTCATCTACGGAACAATTCAGGATAAGCTCTTTATTAAAAGACATTTACTTATCTTTAACGCAGTTTTAGCAGCTCTTATAGCACCGTTTTTCATCTATGTCTACACTCCTTTGATTCAAGATCACTTCATGATTGGAGCTTGGGTAGGAGCAATCTTCTTATCAGCAGCCTATCTGTCTGCCGTGGGTATTTTAGAGGCAACAACAGAGCGTTTCTCTAGGGTCTTCGGTTTTGCTTATGGTCAAGCCCGTGCTTGGGGATCATTTGGATATGCCGTATCAGCCCTAGTTGCCGGTTTCTTATTTGTAAAAAATCCACAGCTTAACTTCTGGGGTGGATCAATTATTGGGGTAGGACTTCTTCTTGACTTAATCTTCTGGAGACCAAAGGAAGAAAGAGAAGCAGTTAAAGCCATTGATGAATTGAAAAATGATAATTCATCACCAAAACTTAAAGATACATTTGCTCTTTTAAAAATCCCAATGCTTTGGCAAGTCATTTTCTTTGTAATGTTCTCTTGGACTTTCTACAATGTATTTGACCAACAAATGTTCCCGGATTTCTACACCAACCTATTTTCTACTGATGCTATCGGTCAAAAAACTTACGGAACTCTTAACAGTATCCAGGTTTTCGTTGAAGCAATCATGCTAGGTCTTGTGCCAATCCTTATGAAAAAAGTTGGAGTAAGAAAAACTCTTCTTTTAGGAACTACAATCATGTTCCTACGTATCGGTCTTTGCGGATTTGTAACTAACCCGATTGCCGTATCAGGAATCAAAATGCTTCACTCTTTAGAAGTACCATTATTTACCCTATCTATCTTTAGATATTTCACCCTCCACTTTAATACAAAACTATCAGCAACTCTTTATATGATTGGTTTCCAAGTGGCAGCCCAAATTGGACAAGTAATTCTATCGACTCCACTAGGTATGCTTAGAGACCACATTGGTTACAGTGGAACCTTTAAAATTATCTCACTAATTGTTTTAGTAGCCGCTATTTACGGATTCTTCATCCTAAAAGGTGATAATGAAGATGTTAATGGTCAACCTTTAGCAGATTAA